Proteins from a single region of Hordeum vulgare subsp. vulgare chromosome 6H, MorexV3_pseudomolecules_assembly, whole genome shotgun sequence:
- the LOC123406291 gene encoding uncharacterized protein LOC123406291 isoform X1 — protein MQEYWASVGCRSTGPPSDAGVLGLRRMRRHAVQQHQITTLFLSSTPTCIRQLCRFTSSSINQWLIDIMTVLDFPNQSIEQVGAGTMNPLTFIRVLGREPWNVARCSSLGCSGDRFVLSISSIDSGLSRMVWVQGIFDAIVRWHVCDLLLLFVLSTLSLSVGFWEFALLSICVMQSSFPCPFVLFIVFFGLAYNLLVMLNILLPVVRHL, from the exons GGCCTCCGTCGGATGCAGGAGTACTGGGCCTCCGTCGGATGCGCCGTCATGCAGTGCAGCAACACCAAATCACCACCCTTTTCCTCTCTTCTACTCCTACTTGTATCCGCCAGCTATGTAGATTCACCAGCAGCAGCATCAATCAATGGCTGATAGATATAATGACGGTTCTTGATTTTCCCAATCAATCCATCGAGCAGGTCGGCGCCGGGACGATGAACCCCCTCACCTTCATCCGGGTGCTGGGCCGCGAGCCGTGGAACGTCGC CCGGTGCAGCTCGCTAGGATGCTCAGGCGATAGGTTTGTTCTTTCCATTAGTTCGATTGATTCAGGTTTGTCTCGGATGGTTTGGGTTCAAGGCATCTTTGATGCTATTGTACGGTGGCATGTATGTGATTTACTTCTTTTGTTTGTTCTCTCGACCCTGTCACTCTCCGTTGGATTTTGGGAGTTTGCCCTGCTATCCATCTGTGTGATGCAGTCCTCCTTTCCATGTCCTTTTGTTCTTTTTATTGTGTTTTTTGGTCTTGCTTACAATTTGTTGGTCATGCTTAACATACTCTTGCCTGTAGTTAGACATTTGTAG
- the LOC123406291 gene encoding uncharacterized protein LOC123406291 isoform X2 yields MQEYWASVGCRSTGPPSDAGVLGLRRMRRHAVQQHQITTLFLSSTPTCIRQLCRFTSSSINQWLIDIMTVLDFPNQSIEQVGAGTMNPLTFIRVLGREPWNVARCSSLGCSGDRSYWSLSTANVLLRFSSERCLECLVSSCRDSFLYLPMRRLMKIQDTAVAD; encoded by the exons GGCCTCCGTCGGATGCAGGAGTACTGGGCCTCCGTCGGATGCGCCGTCATGCAGTGCAGCAACACCAAATCACCACCCTTTTCCTCTCTTCTACTCCTACTTGTATCCGCCAGCTATGTAGATTCACCAGCAGCAGCATCAATCAATGGCTGATAGATATAATGACGGTTCTTGATTTTCCCAATCAATCCATCGAGCAGGTCGGCGCCGGGACGATGAACCCCCTCACCTTCATCCGGGTGCTGGGCCGCGAGCCGTGGAACGTCGC CCGGTGCAGCTCGCTAGGATGCTCAGGCGATAG GTCCTATTGGAGTTTATCTACTGCAAATGTTCTGCTGCGATTTAGCTCGGAGCGCTGCCTCGAGTGCTTAGTTTCGTCTTGCCGAG ATTCATTTTTGTATCTACCTATGAGGCGGTTGATGAAAATCCAAGATACTGCAGTGGCAGATTAA
- the LOC123406291 gene encoding uncharacterized protein LOC123406291 isoform X3 produces the protein MQEYWASVGCRSTGPPSDAGVLGLRRMRRHAVQQHQITTLFLSSTPTCIRQLCRFTSSSINQWLIDIMTVLDFPNQSIEQVGAGTMNPLTFIRVLGREPWNVARCSSLGCSGDRFVLSISSIDSGPIGVYLLQMFCCDLARSAASSA, from the exons GGCCTCCGTCGGATGCAGGAGTACTGGGCCTCCGTCGGATGCGCCGTCATGCAGTGCAGCAACACCAAATCACCACCCTTTTCCTCTCTTCTACTCCTACTTGTATCCGCCAGCTATGTAGATTCACCAGCAGCAGCATCAATCAATGGCTGATAGATATAATGACGGTTCTTGATTTTCCCAATCAATCCATCGAGCAGGTCGGCGCCGGGACGATGAACCCCCTCACCTTCATCCGGGTGCTGGGCCGCGAGCCGTGGAACGTCGC CCGGTGCAGCTCGCTAGGATGCTCAGGCGATAGGTTTGTTCTTTCCATTAGTTCGATTGATTCAG GTCCTATTGGAGTTTATCTACTGCAAATGTTCTGCTGCGATTTAGCTCGGAGCGCTGCCTCGAGTGCTTAG